Within Triticum dicoccoides isolate Atlit2015 ecotype Zavitan chromosome 1B, WEW_v2.0, whole genome shotgun sequence, the genomic segment CTCCAATGGCGCCCGCGCCCACCACCCCCTCCTTCCTCCGCCCCCCGCCGCTGCAACCCCACCGCATCCGCCtccccgcccctcctccctccgcaTCATTCCGCCTCTCGGAAATCCTCGGCGGCCGCGGCCTCTGCAATGGTGAGGTCGGCATCCGCAAGGAGCTCTCGTCGCCCACCCCGCCCTCACCTCCTCCGTCCACGCCCTCGGGAGACTCCTCACCAGGAAGCGCTGAGTCGGATCCGCCGGCGGTGGACCCGGACGCGTTCGAGAAGGAGATGATGGGCCTCACGGGCGGCTTCCCCGGGGGCGAGGTCGGGCTCAAGGACTTCGTCGCCAAGAACCCGCCTCCTCCCCCCAAGAGAACCCAGACGGACGGGAAAGCGTCCTCCGCCGTGGTCCCGGcggggaggccgaggccgccggAGCTGCCGCTGTTCCTCCCGGGCATGGTGGTGCTCGTCAAGAACCCCAACAACGCGTACCACATGTACTGCGGCATCGTGCAGCGCGTCACCGATGGGAAGGTCGG encodes:
- the LOC119326708 gene encoding NAD(P)H-quinone oxidoreductase subunit S, chloroplastic-like, which codes for MAPAPTTPSFLRPPPLQPHRIRLPAPPPSASFRLSEILGGRGLCNGEVGIRKELSSPTPPSPPPSTPSGDSSPGSAESDPPAVDPDAFEKEMMGLTGGFPGGEVGLKDFVAKNPPPPPKRTQTDGKASSAVVPAGRPRPPELPLFLPGMVVLVKNPNNAYHMYCGIVQRVTDGKVGVLFEGGNWDRLITFGVDELEGREKGPPMVNPKSVVLEALVEAMDEDEVAEKKKEEEGTAAIKA